From the Malus domestica chromosome 17, GDT2T_hap1 genome, one window contains:
- the LOC103405111 gene encoding uncharacterized protein, translated as MISLEGFEPVAVSPQKQDPAWKHCQLFMKDQPNGGKVELKKCIYCGKLFQGGGINRLKSHLAGRKGNGPTCDHAPPDVRIVMLQSLNDGIAAFRQRKSHIVANPHCSISEVDGSLGENGEYKLVVGPDSNALVNDEEVGGLSGNGGIRLTDNLTNVPLEVDNSYRSNAQQGLIGEAKLYFSVDEEEDGGTSVDRGVRRRGRPSGGATGSGSVNGVTKFSVSAPFPISVGNAFPNSTFSQNQEEVGIKLNFSLDQEEDVGLSVDRRVRRRGTPCKEATGSGSVNGVTKLSNASPPVPIAIGNAFPNSNLLENKEVGISNTNVSGKRVRDEDASGAANDGTIGNDYEVTRLSIEQIHMAIGRFLYEIQAPLDAVKNSVYFQPMIDAIASGGKGTVAPSYDNIRGWMLKNAVEEVKSEIQQHTETWVRTGCSLLVNQWNSEKGRTLLNFAVYCPEGTIYLKSVDASYFVFSPDALFVFFKEVVEEIGVGHVLQVITNTEEQFSVVGKKLMDTFPTLYWSPCSTACIGSILEDFGKVEWINSVIEQARSVTRFIYKHVVILNMMRRYTFGNDIVRLGVTRFATNFMALKQMADLQYNLQSMVTSNEWMDCPYSKTPEGSAVLDILSNHSFWSSCILITRLTNPLLRVLRIVGSQKRPAMGYVFAGMYRAKETIKRELVKKEEYMVYWNIIDHRWKKIVDFPLHAAGFYLNPKFFYSFNGDMHNEIVSRMFDCVERLVPDIKVQDEVIKEINLYKKAFGDLGRNLAVRARDNLLPAEWWSTYGGGCPNLSRLAIRILSQTCSLVQCQENQSPFEQLHKTRNSLEHQRLNDLVFVQYNFKLKQKVHRHKEQEYTDPTSFDRDSIAEDWVAEMEMHQEDIENPDWRSLDPPSENSRLLELSVDEVEELGSGFDDNEILNGLKMVKEEC; from the exons ATGATATCTTTAGAGGGTTTTGAGCCCGTAGCTGTTTCTCCCCAGAAACAAGACCCGGCATGGAAACACTGCCAACTTTTCATGAAAGACCAACCCAATGGGGGTAAAGTTGAGTTGAAAAAGTGTATATATTGTGGCAAATTGTTTCAGGGTGGTGGGATTAATCGCCTTAAATCCCACCTTGCCGGTCGGAAGGGCAATGGCCCCACCTGTGATCATGCCCCGCCCGATGTTAGAATCGTAATGTTGCAGAGTTTGAATGATGGGATTGCAGCGTTTAGGCAGAGGAAGAGTCATATTGTTGCTAACCCACATTGTAGCATTAGCGAAGTTGACGGTTCATTAGGCGAAAATGGAGAGTATAAATTGGTTGTAGGACCCGATTCGAATGCGCTGGTGAATGATGAGGAGGTTGGTGGGTTGAGTGGGAATGGAGGAATTAGGTTAACTGATAATTTGACTAATGTGCCCCTTGAAGTAGATAATTCTTATAGGAGTAATGCTCAGCAGGGATTAATTGGAGAGGCCAAATTGTATTTTTCGgtagatgaagaggaagatggTGGGACGAGTGTTGATCGAGGAGTACGGCGGAGGGGTAGACCTTCTGGTGGTGCTACCGGTTCTGGTTCAGTTAATGGCGTTACGAAATTTAGTGTTTCCGCTCCTTTTCCTATTTCAGTAGGCAATGcttttcccaattcaacttTTTCACAAAACCAAGAAGAAGTTGGCATCAAACTGAATTTTTCTTTAGATCAGGAAGAAGATGTTGGATTGAGTGTTGATAGAAGAGTAAGGCGGAGGGGTACACCTTGTAAAGAAGCTACTGGTTCTGGTTCAGTTAATGGTGTTACGAAATTGAGTAATGCTTCACCTCCTGTTCCTATTGCAATAGGTAAtgcttttcccaattcaaatttGTTGGAAAATAAAGAAGTTGGCATAAGTAATACAAATGTGAGTGGGAAGAGGGTAAGGGATGAAGATGCTTCGGGGGCTGCCAATGATGGAACCATAGGCAATGATTACGAGGTAACAAGGTTGAGCATTGAACAGATTCATATGGCAATTGGTCGGTTTTTATATGAAATTCAGGCTCCCCTGGATGCAGTAAAGAACTCTGTTTATTTCCAGCCAATGATTGACGCAATTGCCTCTGGGGGAAAGGGGACTGTAGCACCCTCATATGATAACATTCGGGGTTGGATGTTGAAGAATGCAGTTGAAGAGGTGAAGAGTGAAATTCAACAACACACGGAAACATGGGTGAGGACGGGTTGTTCTCTTCTAGTCAACCAATGGAATTCTGAAAAGGGTAGAACTTTGCTAAATTTTGCAGTGTACTGTCCTGAAGGAACAATCTATTTGAAATCTGTGGATgcttcttattttgttttttctccagatgctttgtttgtattttttaagGAAGTGGTGGAAGAAATTGGAGTTGGACATGTTTTGCAAGTCATTACAAATACTGAAGAGCAATTTTCTGTTGTTGGGAAGAAGTTGATGGATACGTTCCCTACTCTGTACTGGTCTCCCTGTTCCACCGCTTGCATAGGTTCCATCCTTGAGGATTTTGGAAAAGTTGAATGGATAAATTCTGTAATTGAACAGGCTAGATCTGTTACAAGATTTATCTACAAACATGTTGTCATTTTGAACATGATGAGAAGGTATACATTTGGGAATGACATTGTTAGGCTGGGAGTAACTAGGTTTGCGACAAACTTTATGGCATTGAAACAAATGGCTGACCTTCAATATAATTTGCAGTCAATGGTTACTTCAAACGAGTGGATGGACTGCCCCTATTCTAAAACACCAGAAGGATCGGCAGTGTTAGATATACTAAGTAATCATTCATTTTGGTCTTCGTGCATTTTGATCACCCGTTTGACTAATCCACTCTTGCGAGTTTTGAGAATTGTTGGTAGCCAGAAGAGGCCAGCGATGGGATATGTTTTTGCAGGGATGTATCGAGCAAAAGAAACAATCAAAAGAGAACTTGTCAAGAAAGAAGAATATATGGTGTACTGGAACATTATAGATCACAGATGGAAAAAAATAGTGGATTTTCCCCTTCATGCTGCAGGATTTTACCTTAATCCCAAGTTCTTTTACAGCTTCAATGGAGACATGCATAATGAAATTGTGTCGAGGATGTTTGACTGCGTAGAGAGATTGGTTCCTGATATAAAAGTCCAAGATGAAGTAATCAAAGAGATAAACTTGTACAAAAAAGCTTTTGGAGATTTGGGGAGGAATTTGGCAGTCCGAGCGAGGGACAATCTGCTTCCTG CTGAATGGTGGTCAACATATGGTGGTGGTTGCCCAAACCTGTCGCGCTTGGCAATTCGTATTCTCAGTCAAACTTGCAGCTTAGTTCAGTGTCAGGAGAATCAGAGTCCCTTCGAACAGTTGCATAAGACAAGGAACAGCTTAGAACATCAGCGGCTTAATGATCTTGTTTTTGTTCAATACAACTTCAAACTAAAACAGAA GGTTCATAGGCACAAAGAACAGGAGTACACGGATCCTACATCATTTGACCGTGACAGCATTGCCGAAGACTGGGTAGCAGAGATGGAGATGCACCAAGAAGACATTGAAAATCCTGATTGGAGGTCACTTGATCCCCCCTCTGAGAACTCGAGGCTTTTAGAACTTTCGGTTGATGAAGTAGAAGAATTGGGTTCAG GGTTTGATGACAATGAAATTTTGAACGGATTGAAAATGGTCAAAGAAGAATGTTAA
- the LOC103405110 gene encoding protein CYSTEINE-RICH TRANSMEMBRANE MODULE 9-like isoform X1 — MSSTKIAAAYPAPASSAAQGPYHVQAPPPAGYPTRDEPQNAVPVETKSKGDGFWKGCCAALCCCCMLDACF; from the exons ATGAGTTCTACTAAGATAGCAG CAGCATACCCCGCACCAGCTTCCTCCGCCGCACAGGGACCGTATCATGTGCAAGCTCCGCCACCTGCCGGCTACCCAACAAGAGATGAACCCCAAAACGCCGTTCCTGTAGAAACCAAGTCAAAGGGTGATGGCTTCTGGAAGGGCTGCTGCGCTGCTCTCTGTTGCTGTTGTATGCTGGATGCATGCTTTTAA
- the LOC103405110 gene encoding protein CYSTEINE-RICH TRANSMEMBRANE MODULE 9-like isoform X2, translating into MSSTKIAAYPAPASSAAQGPYHVQAPPPAGYPTRDEPQNAVPVETKSKGDGFWKGCCAALCCCCMLDACF; encoded by the exons ATGAGTTCTACTAAGATAGCAG CATACCCCGCACCAGCTTCCTCCGCCGCACAGGGACCGTATCATGTGCAAGCTCCGCCACCTGCCGGCTACCCAACAAGAGATGAACCCCAAAACGCCGTTCCTGTAGAAACCAAGTCAAAGGGTGATGGCTTCTGGAAGGGCTGCTGCGCTGCTCTCTGTTGCTGTTGTATGCTGGATGCATGCTTTTAA
- the LOC103405112 gene encoding scarecrow-like protein 23, giving the protein MLQSLIPQSPIAAANPNINNPTSSSSSSMKTKRVDRDLAGSGSGDSDAEDPSFTKRLSSGRNFREQTADDRDTETVEEGESAGLRLLGLLLQCAECVAMDKLDDASDLLPEIAELSSPFGSSPERIGAYFAHALQTRVVSSCLGTYSPLTTKTLTLAQSQRIFNALQSYNSISPLVKFSHFTSNQAIFQALDGEDHIHVIDLDIMQGLQWPGLFHILASRTKKIRSMRITGFGSSSELLESTGRRLADFASSLGLPFEFQPLEGKIGSITELNQLGIKPSEATVIHWMHHCLYDVTGSDLAALRLLGSLRPKLITIAEQDLSHSGSFLGRFVEALHYYSALFDALGDGLGADSLERHMVEQQLFGCEIRNILAVGGPKRTGEVKLERWGDELKRVGFRGVSLGGNPAAQASLLLGMFPWKGYTLVEENGCLKLGWKDLSLLTASAWQPLD; this is encoded by the coding sequence ATGCTTCAGAGCTTAATTCCTCAATCCCCGATCGCCGCCGCCAACCCTAACATTAACAACCctacctcctcctcctcctcctccatgaAGACCAAGCGCGTTGACCGCGACCTCGCTGGCAGTGGAAGCGGCGATTCCGACGCTGAAGACCCCTCCTTCACCAAGCGCCTCAGTTCCGGCCGAAACTTCCGTGAACAAACCGCAGACGATCGTGATACCGAAACGGTGGAGGAGGGCGAGTCGGCCGGACTCAGACTGTTGGGGCTCCTGCTACAATGCGCCGAGTGCGTCGCCATGGACAAACTTGACGACGCCAGCGACCTGTTACCGGAGATCGCGGAGCTATCATCGCCTTTCGGGTCGTCGCCGGAGCGAATCGGCGCGTACTTCGCGCACGCACTGCAGACGCGCGTGGTCAGCTCCTGCTTAGGTACCTACTCACCGCTTACCACCAAAACCCTAACGCTCGCTCAGTCGCAGCGGATCTTCAACGCGCTCCAATCCTACAACTCCATCAGTCCGCTAGTCAAATTCTCTCACTTCACGTCCAATCAGGCGATTTTCCAGGCGCTGGACGGCGAGGATCACATCCACGTCATCGATTTGGATATAATGCAAGGCCTCCAGTGGCCAGGATTGTTCCACATCCTAGCCTCGCGGACGAAGAAGATCCGGTCAATGCGGATAACCGGGTTCGGGTCCTCGTCGGAGCTCCTCGAGTCGACGGGGCGGAGACTCGCCGATTTCGCGAGCTCGCTCGGCCTCCCCTTCGAGTTCCAGCCGCTGGAGGGCAAAATCGGGAGCATAACCGAGCTGAATCAACTCGGAATCAAACCGAGCGAGGCCACCGTGATCCACTGGATGCACCATTGCTTGTACGACGTCACCGGCAGCGATTTGGCAGCGCTGAGGTTGCTGGGCTCTCTGAGACCGAAGCTGATCACGATCGCCGAACAGGATTTGAGCCACAGCGGCAGCTTCTTGGGAAGGTTCGTGGAGGCCTTGCATTACTACAGCGCGTTGTTTGATGCGCTCGGGGACGGACTGGGCGCGGACAGCCTGGAGAGGCATATGGTGGAGCAGCAGCTGTTCGGCTGCGAGATTAGGAACATCCTCGCGGTGGGCGGGCCGAAGAGGACCGGAGAGGTGAAGCTGGAGAGGTGGGGGGATGAGCTGAAGCGGGTCGGATTTCGGGGCGTTTCGCTTGGCGGGAACCCGGCAGCGCAGGCGAGCTTGCTGCTGGGGATGTTTCCGTGGAAGGGGTACACCTTGGTGGAGGAGAATGGGTGCTTGAAGTTGGGTTGGAAGGACCTGTCGTTGCTCACAGCCTCTGCCTGGCAGCCGTTGGATTGA